Genomic segment of Dehalogenimonas alkenigignens:
GGAGCGTATATTTTCAATCTCTCGCCCCATCAACCCACTGCCTGTAAACACTATCGCCCGGTAGCCGCGAGTCGGTGAAGCGTACCTGGTGACATGCTCTTCAAGGTTGAGCGCAGGAGAGATGCCTACGACAAATCCGCCGGTTTCAAAAGCGCCGAGCACCGTTTCGTGGGGTATTCCTGGTGAAGCGCCGGTGATCAAGACGTACCCTCTCCTGGCGATGCAGCGTCCGAGTTCCTTCATCTTTTCTTTAGTAGAGTCAGGGATTATCCCTCCGGCTGAACCCATGATCCCTACGGTCATGACCGGGAAAGGGAATTTGTTGGTGTCAAGACGCCCGGCGCATTCAGTAATATCCATTCGCTTCCTGTAACTATTTATTAGAGCACATTCTACCGAAAAACCGGCCGTCTTAGCCAATGATGCCCTGGGCAATCGAGTATCAAGTTAGACCAAAATATGAATACTCGGAATAATCGCACCACAAATAGCTCGAGTGCGTAATTATGCGTGATAAATATCTATGATTAGTTAGAATTCTCCTATAAACCTTTAAATGTTTCTAGATGCGGTTGTCTAAAACACGACTTTTTGGTAAAAATGAATTAGCAATCAAACAACGAGATTGCTAATTTGAATCTAAGGCGTGTTATATAAACGCCGTAAAGGAGGAACAAGATGGTAATGCAGAGGTGGGATCCCGCGCGTGAGATGAGACAACTGGAGAATACCTTTGACAGATTGTGGCGTGGCTTTGGCAGGGGATGGCCGGCGGCGACCGAGCAGTGGATGATCCCGGTTGACGTCATTCAAAGAGCGGATGAACTCGAGGTCAAAGCGTCATTACCCGGAGTCGATCCTGAAAAGATCGATGTTTCGATTGAGGACAATGTATTGACTATTCAGGCTGAGAGTTCGACTGAGTCCGAAACAAAAGAACACGGGTACCTTGTCAGAGAGCGGTCATTCGGGAGTTTCTACCGCGCGTTGAGCCTTCCTGAATCAATTGACCCGAACAAGGTGGTTTCGAAGTACAACGATGGTGTCCTGTCAGTCGTCATGCCTAAGGCAGAGGAGAAAAAGAAGAAGCAGATAAAGGTGTCCACGACTTCCGCCAAAACAATTGAATCGACAGGAACAGCCAAGAAGTAGCTTTTAAGTCCAGTAACAGGGAGGGGTTTGATAATAGGCCCCTCCCTGTTTGTTAATCTTTCGCAGCTTCAGTGATGACGCGTCGAGCTTTAATAAAAGCTTCGACGACAGAAGGATCGAATTGGCTTCCAGAACACCTGGTTATTTCGCTTACAGCGAAATCCAGACTATTGGCTATCCGATACGGTCTTTCTGATGTCATGGCGTCAAAGGTATCTGCCAGCGCCAGAATGCGGGCACCAAGGGGGATACCTGTAGCGGCAAGACCATCGGGGTATCCGCCGCCGTCCCAACGCTCATGGTGATTGCGTACCATTGCCAATATAGATGTGTCTTCAACCACCGGGGCGAGGATATGTTCGCCGATAGCAGGGTGCTTTTCCATCTCAATCCTCTCCTCAGACGAGAGGATTCCAGGCTTGTGAAGGATAGTCCCGTCAATGCCGATTTTCCCGATATCATGAACCATGCCGGCAAGGCGCAGGCTTTCGAGCTGTTCATGTCCCAACTCTAGTTCAATGCCGATGCCAACCGCTATTTCCGAAACCCGTTGCGAATGCCCGGCGGTGTAGCCGTCTTTGGCATCGAGGGCGTGGGCGAGCGCCGTGATTGCGTTGAAGAAAGAAGCCCTGATCTTTTCGGCTTGTTGCTCGACTTTGGTTTCAAGATGCTGGCGATACTCACGGTTTTCTAATTGAAGCCGCCGTTTATCCAGTGCCCGCCAGATCGAAAACGTTACTTCATCAAGTTTGAATGGTTTGGTCAAATAATCATACGCGCCCTGTTTCATGCACTCTATGGCGGTGGCTGTCTCGTTTACCGCGGTGGCGATGATCACAGCGGTATCGGGATAATTAGCTTTCACTTCGGCAAGTAGATCCATGCCGCTTTTACCCGGCATTTTCATATCGGAAACGACAAGCGCGATTTCTCTATTAACGCTAAGAACGTTAAGAGCATCGTCGACGCTTCCGGCTTCAACGCAACCATAACCGTCATTGGCCAGCTTCTGGTGGAGCAGACGTCGTACGATTTGTTCGTCGTCGACGATCAGTACGGTTTCTTTACTACTTGCCTGATTCATAAGGCAGTTGTCCCAACACTGCAGTGACGATCTCGAGCAGTTCATTCGGCGCGAATGGCTTGGGCAGACTGGGGCGCCCGGATGTCTGGATGAATCGGGCGGTGTCGCCGGAGATGACATCGCCGGTAGTTAAGATAACGCTTGGAACAAGTTCCGGTCGTTTCACCTGGATCCACTTGAAGAGTTCTTCCCCACTAATCTGGGGTGTACGGATGTCCAGCAGGCAGATATCGTATGCGTTTGATTCAAGTAATGACTGAGCTGCCTGACCGTCAACAGCAACTGTCACTTTGAAACCTCGGCCGGTAAGAACCCTCTGGCATGCCATGCCGATTGCTGGTTCATCCTCGACCAGAAGTACGTGGATATCTCGTCTTTGATCTGGGACCTTCGCTTGAGGCTCAGACAAGTACAACCGCCTCCGATAGCACTGATCTCACCTGATATTGAATATTAATTAAGGAAGTATCTAACAGTAACACATAGATAACATAAATATCAATAGAATAGTGATGGTATTTTAGTACTGGCTGCCGAAGAAGATTAATCAATCTTAAAACCCAGGAGGCCTCCCAGGTGATTATGGATGCTGCCGCCTGTATTAAATGGACTTTTTCGACCATTAACTCTTGCAGACTCTGAAATCTTCGCAAACCACGCATTCTGCACGCGCCAGAGATTTAACTCAAGACCGGAGCCTTTGGCGATTTTCAAGAGGCCTTCGGCTATATCATGAGCCTCTTTGTCTTTAGGATTATCTGTGTAAGCAATCGTCAGTTCTTCCACTCGAGAAGCAAAATAATAAGAGACTGATTGTTCGTCGACCGGCAATCCCCAAAGACTCATTTCGTTCAAAGTGGACTGTATTGTTTTGAGATTGGGCCGTCTATTCTCAAGTTCACTTTGGAGTTCGCGGTTAAGAATGAAAGCCGCGGAAACACTGAGATGGGGAGGTATTGGCTGTCCCAGGTCGGAAATAAACCTGACCGTGTCACGGTACTCGTTGAACAGGCGGCGATGAGCTTTTTCGGCTCTCTGGAGGGTGACTGCGACAATGTTTTGGACGGCCGCGGCTTTTTCGTCACCGAACAACTCGGTCAATCCGTATATAGAACCGGGGAAGTGCTGGGTCAATGTTGAAAGACGGAGAGAGAAATCAGCTTCCGATGAACCGGATAACAGTTCAGCGTTTAGATCAGCCAAATTCGCGGTCGATGTGGAATCATCAGCCACGCCGGCGTGTACCTCGCGCACACCCCAGGCATAAGCAGCGCAACGAAAACGGCATGACTCGCCGGTCACCGTAGACGTGACTTCAATCCGCCCCATTATGGTTTTTAACATGCCCGATGCTGACTTTGTTACATTAGTAGCGTTGACTCGGAAAATATAATAAGTTGATTGAAGGGATTGTTTGGAAAATAATCCGTTGATTATGACATTCGCTCCAGCTCTTTTTAGATCGGTTTGCAGAGGCCGCACTTGCTGTTCGAAGATGTCTTTACCGCTTCCTAAAGCGGGCACATTGCTTCGGGCACCCGCCAGTAACTCAAGGAATTGGGATTCAGGGGATTCACCGGAAATTTCAGCGGCAAACTGTAAGGCCATTGCCGCCTGTTTTAACACCAGCACCGATTCAAGACCGCCTATATCGTCAAAGAACCAACCGCAACTTGTGAAGGCTGACTGAACTCTCCGTTCCATTTCAAGTAGCTTTAACACTGTGAATTTTTCAGAAGAGGTCAAAGGCCGGAGCGCCCAACGATTGAGAAAGCGATTGATGTTTTCTTTGGATCGATTACTGAACACCTCGATATAGCCATCGCGTGCTGCCCGGGGATTCTGCAGCAAACGGGAAGTTTCCTTTTCATAAACATAGCTAAGTTGGTCACTCAGTAAGTCCATGGCGCGGCGCAGTGGAGACCGCCAATCCTGGTTCCATCCCGGGTGTTGGCCGGTGTTGCAGCAGCAGCCACTTCGCCAGCGTTCTACACCATGGTTGCAGCTCCATGCTGAGTTTTCCTGTATCTCGACCTCATGATCCGGTGGGAAGAGGGATAAATACTCTCCTGGCGTGGTGACACGGACATCGGCTTTGTGTAATTGGTCGAAGGCTTGTGCCAGTGCCATTTCGCCGAATTTGTGGTGATGTCCGTACGTTTCTCCATCGGTTGCGATGATCACCAGGTTTTTGCCTTCGGGTGGGACGTAGGTTTCGAGAATACGGCCGGCTAATGAGTCGCCGCTGTGAAGCAGCCCCTCAAAAGCCACGCCGCGGGATAAACTCTCGTGGTAAAAGAACAGGGTGATGTTTTTACCCTTTGGAAGGCGGCAGTTGTAAGCGCGGGAGGTGTCGAAATTTCTACCAGCTTCGATCCATGTCCCCCCGGGAGGCCTGAACCTAGCCGCCTGGTGAGGGCTGAGAATGGTGAATTTAATATCGTGGTTCGCCATGATCTCAAGAGTCTCAAGGTCCACCGCTGTCTCGGGCAGCCACATTCCCTCCGGTTGGCGGCCGAAACGGCGGCGAAAATCAGCTATACCCCAAACCACCTGGGTTTCCTTATCCTGGCGCCTGGCCAGCGGCATAATGATATGATTGTAAGCTTGCGCTAACGCCGGACCGTGACCGGAATAAGCAGCGATATTTTCGCGGTCAGAGGAGATAATGGACGCGTAAACTTCCGGCTGGTTGTTTTCCATCCAGGTTAGCAGCGTCGGCCCGAAATCAAAGCTTAGGCGGGAATAATTATTAACTATGGCGACTATTTGTCCTTTTTCGTCAAGGATGCGAGCCGCCAGGTTGGCGGCATAACATTCATCGGTGATCCGCTGGTTCCAATCATGGTAAGGAGTCGCTGATGCTTCTGATTCAATAATTTCCAGCCATGGATTTTCCCGCGGGGGTTGGTAAAAATGACCGTGAATTATGACGTATCTCTTTGTTTCAGTCATGCAAACTCCCTGCTGGCAATACTGCTTTAGTGCGACGCGCTCTAATAACTGCGACATCTCTAATCAATTCGATTATCCTCGGGTCGGTTTGGATTTCTTCAATTGACCGAAGGTTGAGAATCCTCCAATTCGGATACTCGTTCACCGTACCCGGGATATTCTGCGCTCGATAGTCGCCCAGCAGGTCAGCGATGTTCAGCAGCAAGATTGGTTCACTGCCCGAGGCTAGCAACCGCATAAATACTCTGTATACTGCATCAGCGGAGGGGTGTGTTTCATAGATCAAACCTCGGCCTCTCAGGCATTCGAGCATTGAGGTGATTCCATTTTTTCGCTGAGTAGATTCATCTTTGGCCGCCGCCGGCCCGAGAACGCCAGCCGCGGTGCGTTCTGCTATATCCGTAGCGTTGAAAAATGCCGTGAAAGGATGCATGTCATGAGTATTCATCGAGGCTGCCGCATTGTTCGGTACTGGTGCGAAACAATTCCCGTTGCCGGATAACATCTCGTACTGGGCGACGAAACTCCGAAGAATGCCGCGGCGGCGCATATACCTTCTAACCTCTGCTGGAACCAAACCCAAATCTTCCCCCACAACTACGGCTTTGTTTCGGAAAGATTCCAAACATACCACGGCATAGAGTTCTTCGGCTCGATAGTGGATGTATAAGCCTTCGGAAGGATTGAGGCCGAGCGGGATCCAGAATAAGCGGTGGAACCACATGATGTGATCTAGGCGTAGTATCTTTCCGAACTGGAAATGGTGCCGTAGGACCTGAATAAAGTAATTGTAGCCGTTAAGCCGCATGCGTTCCGGGTGTGGCGGCCTGAATCCCCAATTCTGACCGCTGGGGAATACCGGATCGGGCGGCGCCCCAACCGAGACATGATCGGTAAAATCGTCCTGGAACCGCCGAGCATCCCAGCCCTCGGGATGAGTTCCGAGAGGCAAGTCTAAGAACAGCTTGATACCCTTCACACTGAGTTCGGAGTACAATCTTTCCAGTTGTTTCTGAATCGAGAACTGGGTAAATAAATAGTAGCCGACGGGAGTATTAGCTAAACTTGAAAACTGTGTATCGTCGTCGCCCGGTGAAATCTGGCTGGACGTTTGACCCGTTTCCTTTGAAGCGCGGAAACGGGCGTATTCGAGTGCCTCAGGATGTGCAACCATGAACGCCGAGAATTCCTGGTAACGGGGAGTTTCGGTATTTGAAAAAAAATACCGGGACAGCAGTTCAAGGACTTGGCGTTTTAGAGTCCCCTGCTGGCCGTAGTTTACGAGTGCTGATTCGCGAAGGTTTTCCGCTTCAGCAGCGAACTTTTGCGAGTGTAGCAATTCTCTGGCTTCGCCGCAGGCGGCTAACTCGGGCAGCGACTCAAGATCAAT
This window contains:
- a CDS encoding LOG family protein, whose protein sequence is MDITECAGRLDTNKFPFPVMTVGIMGSAGGIIPDSTKEKMKELGRCIARRGYVLITGASPGIPHETVLGAFETGGFVVGISPALNLEEHVTRYASPTRGYRAIVFTGSGLMGREIENIRSCDVVIFAGGRSGTLGEFAIAYDEGKIIGVLLGTGGISEHLAEIIRMVEKETGATVIYDTVPERLLTRLEDLYKQILLPQYTAMMEKHNPDGIASPI
- a CDS encoding Hsp20/alpha crystallin family protein, encoding MVMQRWDPAREMRQLENTFDRLWRGFGRGWPAATEQWMIPVDVIQRADELEVKASLPGVDPEKIDVSIEDNVLTIQAESSTESETKEHGYLVRERSFGSFYRALSLPESIDPNKVVSKYNDGVLSVVMPKAEEKKKKQIKVSTTSAKTIESTGTAKK
- a CDS encoding HD domain-containing phosphohydrolase, yielding MNQASSKETVLIVDDEQIVRRLLHQKLANDGYGCVEAGSVDDALNVLSVNREIALVVSDMKMPGKSGMDLLAEVKANYPDTAVIIATAVNETATAIECMKQGAYDYLTKPFKLDEVTFSIWRALDKRRLQLENREYRQHLETKVEQQAEKIRASFFNAITALAHALDAKDGYTAGHSQRVSEIAVGIGIELELGHEQLESLRLAGMVHDIGKIGIDGTILHKPGILSSEERIEMEKHPAIGEHILAPVVEDTSILAMVRNHHERWDGGGYPDGLAATGIPLGARILALADTFDAMTSERPYRIANSLDFAVSEITRCSGSQFDPSVVEAFIKARRVITEAAKD
- a CDS encoding response regulator, with amino-acid sequence MYLSEPQAKVPDQRRDIHVLLVEDEPAIGMACQRVLTGRGFKVTVAVDGQAAQSLLESNAYDICLLDIRTPQISGEELFKWIQVKRPELVPSVILTTGDVISGDTARFIQTSGRPSLPKPFAPNELLEIVTAVLGQLPYESGK
- a CDS encoding DUF3536 domain-containing protein: MSQLLERVALKQYCQQGVCMTETKRYVIIHGHFYQPPRENPWLEIIESEASATPYHDWNQRITDECYAANLAARILDEKGQIVAIVNNYSRLSFDFGPTLLTWMENNQPEVYASIISSDRENIAAYSGHGPALAQAYNHIIMPLARRQDKETQVVWGIADFRRRFGRQPEGMWLPETAVDLETLEIMANHDIKFTILSPHQAARFRPPGGTWIEAGRNFDTSRAYNCRLPKGKNITLFFYHESLSRGVAFEGLLHSGDSLAGRILETYVPPEGKNLVIIATDGETYGHHHKFGEMALAQAFDQLHKADVRVTTPGEYLSLFPPDHEVEIQENSAWSCNHGVERWRSGCCCNTGQHPGWNQDWRSPLRRAMDLLSDQLSYVYEKETSRLLQNPRAARDGYIEVFSNRSKENINRFLNRWALRPLTSSEKFTVLKLLEMERRVQSAFTSCGWFFDDIGGLESVLVLKQAAMALQFAAEISGESPESQFLELLAGARSNVPALGSGKDIFEQQVRPLQTDLKRAGANVIINGLFSKQSLQSTYYIFRVNATNVTKSASGMLKTIMGRIEVTSTVTGESCRFRCAAYAWGVREVHAGVADDSTSTANLADLNAELLSGSSEADFSLRLSTLTQHFPGSIYGLTELFGDEKAAAVQNIVAVTLQRAEKAHRRLFNEYRDTVRFISDLGQPIPPHLSVSAAFILNRELQSELENRRPNLKTIQSTLNEMSLWGLPVDEQSVSYYFASRVEELTIAYTDNPKDKEAHDIAEGLLKIAKGSGLELNLWRVQNAWFAKISESARVNGRKSPFNTGGSIHNHLGGLLGFKID
- the malQ gene encoding 4-alpha-glucanotransferase; this encodes MAKVNPELNNLATACGIQTAYRDMHGRLKRASAQAIIGALRGLGIRIEDETDAPQAFRRLTAIKRRQAVQPVLVAWSGRLRSIPMTLPRKFNGIVSATITLEEGRVLNYCWKSSDCTVTQIDHKQTKAYQRTPTHKLQVKGILPQGYHELKIHIGTRMYRSLIISAPQQAYSDKCDSARWGLFSPVYSLRSETSLGAGDLSDFRRLAGWSETQGASVIATLPLLPIILEDSSNPSPYSPVSRLFWNEFYIDLESLPELAACGEARELLHSQKFAAEAENLRESALVNYGQQGTLKRQVLELLSRYFFSNTETPRYQEFSAFMVAHPEALEYARFRASKETGQTSSQISPGDDDTQFSSLANTPVGYYLFTQFSIQKQLERLYSELSVKGIKLFLDLPLGTHPEGWDARRFQDDFTDHVSVGAPPDPVFPSGQNWGFRPPHPERMRLNGYNYFIQVLRHHFQFGKILRLDHIMWFHRLFWIPLGLNPSEGLYIHYRAEELYAVVCLESFRNKAVVVGEDLGLVPAEVRRYMRRRGILRSFVAQYEMLSGNGNCFAPVPNNAAASMNTHDMHPFTAFFNATDIAERTAAGVLGPAAAKDESTQRKNGITSMLECLRGRGLIYETHPSADAVYRVFMRLLASGSEPILLLNIADLLGDYRAQNIPGTVNEYPNWRILNLRSIEEIQTDPRIIELIRDVAVIRARRTKAVLPAGSLHD